The following are encoded in a window of Kaistia algarum genomic DNA:
- a CDS encoding TspO/MBR family protein — protein MTETMARRSKPESLVVLLIALVVCLAAAAIGSALTVPEIPIWYAGLTKPSFNPPNWIFGPVWTLIYVLMAVAICRVWTRSRGTVRSRAAAIFAVQLVLNVAWSAAFFAGHSPGGGLVVILALLAAIVATIVLFARIDRLSAWLLAPYLAWVSFASVLNAAIWVLNG, from the coding sequence ATGACCGAAACCATGGCCCGACGAAGCAAGCCGGAGTCGCTCGTCGTTCTCCTGATTGCTCTCGTCGTCTGTCTCGCTGCCGCCGCGATCGGATCCGCGCTGACCGTACCGGAAATTCCAATCTGGTATGCCGGACTGACCAAGCCATCCTTCAATCCGCCCAACTGGATTTTCGGACCAGTCTGGACGCTGATCTATGTGCTGATGGCGGTTGCGATCTGCCGGGTCTGGACACGGTCGCGTGGCACGGTGCGAAGCCGGGCCGCAGCCATATTCGCGGTGCAGCTTGTGCTCAATGTCGCCTGGTCGGCAGCTTTCTTCGCCGGGCACTCCCCCGGAGGCGGCCTTGTCGTGATCCTGGCGCTGCTGGCTGCCATCGTCGCAACCATCGTCCTCTTCGCCCGCATTGATCGCCTCTCCGCCTGGCTGCTCGCGCCCTATCTCGCGTGGGTGAGCTTTGCCTCCGTGCTTAACGCCGCCATCTGGGTGTTGAACGGATAG
- a CDS encoding SDR family oxidoreductase, producing MVEPRTILITGASSGIGENAAATLKLRGWRVFATARKDEDLARLAGAGIESVFLDYADEASIEAAADQVLTATGGRLDALFNNGAYGQVGAIEDLTTNLLRRQFEANVFGWHALTRRVIPVMRRQNAGRIVQCSSILGFVAGKYRGAYVGSKHALEGLTDTLRLELSGTGIHVTLIEPGPIATRFQENALVHFRQTIDIDASPHRADYESQLARLTGSRAPSRFKLGPEAVTAALLHALDSPRPKTRYRVTTLTKGAALLKRWLPDRVLDALIARNS from the coding sequence ATGGTTGAACCTCGCACGATCCTGATCACCGGCGCCTCGTCCGGCATCGGCGAAAACGCGGCGGCGACGCTCAAGCTTCGCGGCTGGCGTGTCTTTGCCACGGCGCGCAAGGACGAGGATCTGGCCCGCCTGGCCGGTGCCGGCATCGAATCGGTGTTCCTAGATTATGCCGACGAGGCTTCCATCGAGGCCGCCGCCGATCAGGTCCTTACCGCCACCGGCGGCCGGCTCGATGCGCTTTTCAACAACGGCGCCTATGGCCAGGTCGGAGCGATCGAGGACCTGACGACGAATCTCCTGCGCCGGCAGTTCGAGGCGAATGTCTTCGGCTGGCATGCCCTGACAAGGCGCGTCATACCGGTCATGCGACGCCAGAACGCCGGCCGTATCGTGCAGTGCTCGTCGATATTGGGCTTCGTCGCCGGCAAATATCGCGGCGCCTATGTGGGCTCCAAACACGCCCTCGAGGGCCTTACCGACACACTGCGCCTCGAGCTTTCCGGAACCGGCATCCATGTCACGCTGATCGAACCCGGCCCGATCGCAACCCGCTTTCAGGAGAACGCCCTCGTCCATTTTCGGCAGACGATCGATATCGACGCGTCGCCGCATCGCGCCGACTATGAAAGCCAATTGGCGCGGCTTACCGGCTCGCGTGCGCCCTCGCGTTTCAAGCTCGGTCCCGAGGCAGTGACGGCGGCGCTGCTCCATGCCCTCGACAGTCCGCGGCCGAAGACCAGATATCGCGTGACGACGTTGACCAAAGGCGCGGCCCTACTGAAGCGCTGGCTGCCGGACAGGGTCCTCGACGCGCTGATCGCCCGCAATTCCTGA
- a CDS encoding extensin family protein, protein MRLSKAVRRSLPAALAALLWLGVLPFPATALTAEQLFEKIIPRVPPNGTKKPATGQRKPKAVTPAPVTAVPGMPTPRSKPAGEEPAVEAKAITASTAKPDKIVAAPSEPLPASSELAATARPVGTLSKSLSAEELAFAAPISASPLLPEPVPPLDPSRSSLGIVLTPDGSLPPPPGIDHVPSDPVPEEEIETEAHGDGTPLPRSKPGVILAAIIPPRVPLVPEVLTACHSAMTALQIAAKPLPPEQDGACGAPDPFQVSALQDGRVALQPAATINCETASMLSSWISQDVQSAALSAYGSRVTAVRVLDSYSCRGRNNIVGAPLSEHAFMNAIDVGAFKIGDRWVTVEKDKDHTDKDTDFIQTVRQEACSRFMTVLGPGSDGYHENHLHLDMRHRGQHGDSRYCH, encoded by the coding sequence ATGAGGCTTTCGAAGGCCGTCCGACGATCTCTTCCCGCCGCGCTCGCCGCTTTGCTGTGGCTCGGCGTTCTACCCTTCCCCGCAACGGCCCTGACGGCTGAACAGCTTTTCGAAAAGATCATTCCCCGCGTCCCGCCCAACGGCACGAAAAAGCCGGCAACCGGGCAACGCAAGCCGAAGGCGGTAACGCCGGCTCCGGTCACCGCTGTCCCCGGCATGCCGACGCCGCGATCGAAGCCGGCGGGCGAGGAACCGGCGGTCGAGGCCAAGGCCATCACCGCCTCCACCGCGAAGCCAGACAAGATTGTTGCGGCACCATCTGAGCCGTTGCCGGCTTCAAGCGAGCTGGCCGCTACCGCACGGCCCGTCGGGACGCTTTCAAAGAGCCTTTCGGCGGAAGAACTCGCCTTTGCGGCACCGATCAGCGCCTCACCGCTGCTTCCCGAGCCCGTTCCGCCACTCGATCCATCCCGTTCCTCGCTGGGCATCGTCCTGACGCCGGACGGCTCTTTGCCGCCCCCTCCGGGCATCGACCATGTGCCGAGCGATCCCGTCCCCGAGGAGGAGATCGAGACCGAAGCCCATGGCGACGGCACACCGCTGCCGCGCAGCAAGCCCGGCGTCATCCTGGCCGCGATCATCCCGCCGCGCGTGCCGCTCGTTCCGGAAGTGCTCACGGCCTGCCATTCGGCGATGACGGCGCTTCAGATCGCCGCAAAGCCCCTGCCGCCGGAACAGGACGGAGCCTGCGGTGCGCCGGACCCCTTTCAGGTCAGTGCTCTGCAGGATGGCAGGGTCGCGCTGCAGCCCGCGGCTACGATCAACTGCGAGACGGCAAGCATGCTGTCGAGCTGGATTTCACAGGATGTGCAGTCGGCCGCCCTCTCCGCCTATGGCAGCCGCGTCACGGCGGTTCGAGTACTGGATTCCTATAGCTGCCGCGGCCGCAACAATATTGTCGGCGCCCCCCTCTCCGAGCACGCCTTCATGAACGCCATCGATGTCGGCGCCTTCAAGATCGGCGACCGCTGGGTGACGGTCGAGAAGGACAAAGACCACACCGACAAGGACACAGACTTCATCCAGACGGTCCGGCAGGAAGCCTGCTCGCGCTTCATGACCGTGCTCGGGCCCGGCTCCGATGGCTATCACGAGAACCATCTCCATCTCGACATGCGCCATCGCGGCCAGCATGGTGACAGCCGCTATTGTCACTGA
- a CDS encoding Gfo/Idh/MocA family protein, which translates to MTKRRMAIIGLGKIAQDQHLPVIDKSDDFELVAVTSQRGLGHGGVPSFRTPAEMYAAIPDIDAVAICTPPEVRHAIAIEALDAGKDVMLEKPPAATLSEFEDLVSHAQRLGRVLFATWHSQYNPAVDEARALIAAAGLRSLRIEWREDVRKWHPGQDWVFEPGGFGVFDPGINALSIFVRILPGSAFVKSADLTYPANRQTPIAAKLAFSSNITGALLLSADFDWREQGDEKWHMMIETGDGRSARLFKGGAALSIDGQLVAEAPSEEYERIYIRFADLLAERKSDVDAGPLRLVADALMVGKRLATDPFEW; encoded by the coding sequence ATGACGAAACGGCGCATGGCCATCATCGGCCTCGGCAAGATCGCGCAGGATCAGCATCTGCCGGTCATCGACAAGAGCGACGATTTCGAACTCGTCGCCGTCACCAGCCAGCGCGGGCTTGGCCATGGCGGCGTGCCGAGCTTCCGCACGCCAGCCGAAATGTACGCGGCGATCCCCGATATCGACGCCGTGGCGATCTGCACGCCGCCGGAGGTCCGCCACGCCATCGCCATCGAGGCGCTGGATGCCGGCAAGGATGTGATGCTGGAAAAGCCGCCGGCCGCGACCCTCTCCGAGTTCGAGGATCTGGTCAGCCATGCGCAGCGCCTCGGCCGCGTCCTCTTCGCCACCTGGCACTCGCAGTATAATCCTGCCGTCGACGAGGCACGCGCGCTCATCGCCGCGGCGGGGCTGCGCTCGCTCCGCATCGAATGGCGCGAGGATGTGCGCAAATGGCATCCGGGCCAGGACTGGGTGTTCGAGCCCGGCGGTTTCGGCGTCTTCGATCCCGGTATCAACGCGCTGTCGATCTTCGTGCGCATCCTGCCGGGAAGCGCCTTCGTGAAGAGCGCGGATCTGACCTACCCTGCCAATCGCCAGACGCCGATCGCGGCGAAACTCGCCTTTTCGAGCAACATCACCGGCGCCCTATTGCTCTCGGCCGATTTCGACTGGCGCGAGCAGGGCGACGAGAAATGGCACATGATGATCGAGACCGGCGACGGCCGCAGCGCTCGGCTGTTCAAGGGCGGCGCCGCGCTTTCGATCGACGGCCAGCTCGTCGCCGAGGCGCCGAGCGAGGAATATGAGCGCATCTACATCCGCTTCGCCGACCTATTGGCTGAGCGGAAGAGCGATGTCGATGCGGGCCCACTCCGCCTCGTCGCCGATGCGCTGATGGTCGGCAAGCGGCTCGCGACCGATCCGTTCGAATGGTAG
- a CDS encoding sulfurtransferase TusA family protein, translating into MHEEIEAWQRDRTLDAIGLACPLPVLKARKILAGMQAGERLLVAASDPMAAIDIPHLCVEDGHRLEKSARHPGMAGAWLYFLVVVGDGPKRDFSLGEEESAADTPQDGAGGANS; encoded by the coding sequence ATGCATGAAGAGATCGAAGCCTGGCAGAGGGACCGGACGCTCGACGCGATCGGCCTCGCCTGTCCGCTGCCGGTGCTGAAGGCGCGCAAGATCCTGGCAGGCATGCAGGCCGGCGAGCGACTGCTCGTCGCGGCCAGCGACCCCATGGCCGCGATCGATATCCCGCATCTGTGCGTCGAGGACGGCCACCGGCTGGAGAAGAGCGCCCGCCACCCGGGCATGGCCGGCGCGTGGCTCTATTTCCTCGTCGTGGTTGGCGATGGACCAAAGCGCGATTTCTCCCTAGGAGAAGAGGAAAGCGCGGCCGATACGCCGCAGGATGGAGCGGGAGGAGCCAACTCATGA
- a CDS encoding lipopolysaccharide biosynthesis protein, whose amino-acid sequence MRVSFAGFVERFAPAPLRRRLARPADWADSIAFGTGERAVTQRIALTAFLIRIVSAVIAYASQILLARWMGDFEYGVYVLVWVGAVIIGGLACFGIQTAVVRFVPEYAERGDHDLLRGIILGSRLQGIASATALAGLGVLGIWLLQDRLASYYVMPLYLAAICVPMLAIGEIQDGLARGFNWPDLALWPTFIVRPILIIALTYGAILLGAVPDAVTGMVAAILATYLTALWQMLAISRRAGHVVPAGLRRYRSLNWIAVALPIFLVEGFFNLLTNVDILIVGQLRPPEEVAVYFAAVKTLALVHFVYFAVRAAMMPRFSQYYTSGDRIRFEAVIRDSLHWTFWPSLAAVLLLLLFGKLLLSMFGPSFASGYPLLFIFSVGLLLRASIGPAESILTMAGEQRICAAVYALTFLFNLGLNYALIPRFGLYGAAFATASALTLETVAVYLAVRWRLGLNCSIFHVTGSRSMPRGRPDEGDPT is encoded by the coding sequence TTGCGGGTTTCCTTCGCCGGATTCGTCGAGCGCTTCGCGCCGGCTCCACTCCGCCGGAGGCTGGCCCGTCCGGCGGACTGGGCCGACAGCATAGCGTTCGGCACTGGCGAGCGGGCCGTCACGCAGCGCATCGCGCTTACCGCCTTCCTGATCCGCATCGTCTCCGCCGTCATCGCCTATGCGAGTCAGATCCTGCTGGCGCGTTGGATGGGCGATTTCGAATATGGCGTCTATGTCCTCGTCTGGGTCGGCGCGGTCATCATCGGCGGCCTCGCCTGCTTCGGCATCCAGACGGCGGTTGTCCGTTTCGTTCCCGAATATGCCGAGCGCGGCGATCACGACCTCCTGCGCGGCATCATTCTCGGCAGCCGCCTGCAGGGTATCGCCTCCGCGACGGCGCTGGCCGGGCTGGGCGTGCTCGGCATCTGGCTGCTGCAGGATAGGCTCGCGAGCTACTATGTCATGCCGCTCTATCTGGCGGCGATCTGCGTGCCGATGCTGGCCATCGGCGAAATCCAGGACGGCCTGGCGCGCGGCTTCAACTGGCCGGACCTCGCGCTCTGGCCGACCTTCATCGTCCGCCCGATTCTCATCATCGCGCTCACTTATGGCGCGATCCTGCTCGGCGCCGTGCCGGACGCGGTCACGGGCATGGTCGCGGCAATCCTCGCCACCTATCTGACAGCGCTCTGGCAGATGCTCGCCATCAGCCGGCGGGCTGGCCACGTCGTTCCGGCCGGGTTGCGCCGGTACCGTTCGTTGAACTGGATCGCCGTGGCGCTGCCGATCTTCCTGGTCGAGGGCTTCTTCAATCTCCTGACCAATGTCGACATTCTGATCGTGGGGCAATTGCGCCCGCCGGAGGAGGTGGCGGTCTATTTCGCGGCGGTGAAGACGCTGGCGCTGGTCCATTTCGTCTATTTCGCCGTCCGCGCGGCGATGATGCCGCGCTTCTCGCAATATTATACGTCCGGCGACCGGATCCGCTTCGAGGCGGTGATCCGCGATTCGCTGCACTGGACCTTCTGGCCCTCGCTCGCCGCCGTCCTTCTCCTGCTGCTCTTCGGCAAGCTGCTGCTTTCTATGTTCGGGCCGAGCTTCGCCAGTGGCTATCCGCTGCTCTTCATCTTTTCCGTCGGCCTGCTGCTGCGCGCCTCGATCGGGCCGGCGGAGAGCATCCTGACCATGGCCGGCGAGCAGCGCATCTGCGCCGCCGTCTATGCCCTCACCTTCCTCTTCAATCTGGGGCTCAACTACGCCCTGATTCCGCGTTTCGGGCTCTATGGCGCCGCCTTCGCCACCGCCTCTGCTCTGACGCTGGAGACTGTCGCGGTCTATCTCGCCGTACGCTGGCGCCTCGGCCTCAATTGCTCGATCTTCCATGTCACCGGCTCCCGCTCCATGCCGCGCGGCAGGCCGGACGAGGGGGATCCAACATGA
- a CDS encoding GNAT family N-acetyltransferase produces the protein MTALAGGTLGAAVAGWEILAGKSVEANPFFSPAITTAAVAHLGDERVHLAAPEVGGRLLALAPIISTRLGRIAPAVSVWTHRYGPLGTPLLDVEAPDEAVERLVRAMAPKDASTAILLFPDLPLDGPSAAILRRFAAAEGRPVAEIGAYRRAALRRGSSGETPFRLQIERRRRKEFARQRRRLAESGHLVARRVGPGPDLESAVMAFLALEAEGWKGRRRTALAADPASRAFALAAMLRSPQGSVTIDCIDLDGSPVAMLVSFRMAGLVATWKIAHDEAFARFSPGVQVMLEASEAWLSDATVTNLDSLAAADHPMIDGLWPERIRIGVLAVGPVGGSPLFDLGVAAARAEAEARRRYRAWKHSRGRSRPAEETAA, from the coding sequence ATGACGGCGTTGGCGGGCGGGACCCTGGGTGCCGCGGTCGCCGGCTGGGAGATCCTTGCCGGGAAGTCCGTCGAGGCCAATCCGTTCTTCTCGCCGGCGATCACGACGGCGGCGGTCGCGCATCTGGGCGACGAACGCGTGCATCTGGCTGCTCCTGAAGTCGGCGGCAGGTTGCTGGCTCTGGCGCCGATCATTTCAACCCGGCTTGGCCGGATCGCTCCGGCTGTCTCGGTCTGGACGCATCGCTACGGCCCACTCGGGACGCCACTCCTCGATGTCGAGGCTCCGGACGAGGCCGTCGAAAGGCTGGTCCGCGCCATGGCCCCGAAAGACGCAAGCACCGCGATCCTGCTCTTCCCGGATCTGCCGCTCGACGGCCCGTCGGCCGCCATCCTCCGGCGTTTCGCAGCGGCGGAGGGTCGGCCCGTTGCCGAGATCGGCGCCTATCGCCGGGCAGCCCTGCGGCGTGGCTCGAGCGGGGAAACGCCATTCCGTCTGCAAATCGAGCGGCGCCGGCGCAAGGAATTCGCCAGGCAGCGGCGCCGGCTGGCCGAGAGCGGCCATCTCGTGGCGCGACGCGTCGGTCCGGGGCCGGATCTGGAATCGGCAGTGATGGCGTTCCTCGCGCTGGAGGCCGAGGGCTGGAAGGGTCGTCGTCGCACCGCGCTCGCCGCCGATCCGGCCAGCCGCGCTTTTGCGCTCGCCGCGATGCTGCGATCGCCGCAAGGCTCCGTGACGATCGACTGCATCGATCTCGACGGCAGCCCGGTCGCCATGCTGGTGAGCTTTCGCATGGCTGGACTCGTCGCAACATGGAAGATCGCCCATGACGAAGCATTCGCGCGGTTCTCGCCCGGCGTGCAGGTGATGCTGGAGGCGAGCGAGGCGTGGCTCTCCGATGCGACGGTAACCAACCTGGACTCGCTCGCCGCCGCCGATCATCCGATGATCGACGGGCTCTGGCCGGAGCGGATCCGCATCGGCGTCCTCGCTGTCGGTCCGGTCGGGGGATCGCCGCTGTTTGATCTCGGCGTCGCCGCGGCGCGGGCAGAGGCGGAGGCGAGGCGGCGCTACCGGGCCTGGAAGCACAGCCGCGGACGGTCGCGTCCGGCAGAGGAGACGGCGGCATGA